In one window of Pagrus major chromosome 12, Pma_NU_1.0 DNA:
- the il1b gene encoding interleukin-1 beta, which produces MEKMCDLDLSQALDSSTELDDVEIESRCFSMTPCTVQDVPDETFRLEDGLDLVVSHNPMTMQCVVTLMLAVNRLKKSLPRCGKGLSDDELCCVIMDSLVEDTIVKTTVNFSAEERRSQFQRFGSVRQCTLCDTSKKDLICVSEEMKLQAITLKGGHRERKVNFRLSKYIHPEGSPVSHSVVLSITNNLHISCSMTDGRPALNLEECSEADLQTISKDDDRDRFLFYRRDTGVSYTTFESVKYRGWFISTCEDEEKPVDMCEANTSRRLTSFRVN; this is translated from the exons CTCAACTGAATTAGACGATGTAGAAATTGAATCCCGCTGCTTCAGCATGACG CCCTGTACTGTGCAGGATGTTCCGGATGAGACCTTCAGACTTGAGGATGGACTGGACCTGGTGGTTTCCCACAACCCAATGACCATGCAGTGTGTAGTTACCCTGATGTTGGCGGTGAACAGGCTCAAAAAGTCCCTTCCTCGCTGTGGCAAGGGGCTCAGCGACGATGAGCTCTGCTGCGTGATCATGGACAGCCTGGTGGAAG ATACGATTGTCAAGACGACTGTGAACTTCTCCGCGGAAGAGAGAAGAAGTCAATTCCAGCGTTTCGGCAGCGTGAGGCAGTGCACTCTGTGCGACACCTCAAAGAAAGACCTCATCTGCGTATCGGAAGAGATGAAACTGCAGGCCATCACGCTGAAAGGAGGACACCGCGAACGCAAAG TGAATTTCAGACTGTCCAAGTACATCCACCCTGAGGGTTCGCCGGTCAGTCACAGTGTCGTTCTGTCCATCACCAACAACTTGCACATTTCCTGCTCGATGACAGACGGCCGACCTGCGTTGAATCTGGAG GAATGCAGCGAGGCGGATTTACAAACAATCAGCAAAGATGACGACAGGGATCGTTTCCTCTTCTACAGGAGAGACACGGGAGTCTCTTACACCACTTTTGAGTCGGTGAAGTATCGCGGCTGGTTCATCAGCACCTGTGAGGATGAAGAAAAGCCCGTGGACATGTGTGAAGCGAACACCTCCAGACGTCTCACCAGCTTCAGAGTAAACTAA